From Ailuropoda melanoleuca isolate Jingjing chromosome 8, ASM200744v2, whole genome shotgun sequence, a single genomic window includes:
- the LOC100471146 gene encoding olfactory receptor 8G5-like — MTAGNHSTVTEFILTGLTEKPELQLPLFFLFLGIYVVTVVGNLGMITLIGLSTHLHTPMYYFLSSLSFIDLCHSTVITPKMLENFVTERNVISYPECMTQLYFFLVLAISECYMLAAMAYDRYAAICSPLLYNIIMSHQACFSLILGVYLIALVCASVHTGCMFKVHFCKFDVINHYFCDLLSLLKLSCSNTHVNELLILVFSAINILAPSLMILASYILILSSILRIRSTEGRSKAFSTCSSHISAVAVFYGSAAFMYLQPSSVSSMDQGKVSSVFYTIIVPMLNPLIYSLRNKDVKFALKIMLEKRVFL; from the coding sequence ATGACAGCAGGAAATCATTCCACAGTGACTGAGTTCATCCTCACTGGGCTAACAGAGAAACCAGAACTCCAGCtgccccttttcttcctcttcctaggGATCTATGTGGTCACGGTGGTGGGGAACCTGGGCATGATCACGCTGATAGGGCTCAGCACTCACTTGCACACCCCCATGTACTACTTCCTCAGTAGCTTGTCCTTCATCGATCTCTGCCATTCCACTGTCATTACCCCCAAAATGCTGGAGAACTTTGTGACAGAGAGGAATGTTATCTCTTACCCTGAATGCATGACTCAGCTctatttcttccttgttcttgCTATTTCAGAGTGTTACATGTTAGCAGCAATGGCATATGACCGCTATGCTGCCATCTGTAGCCCCCTGCTTTATAATATCATCATGTCCCATCAGGCTTGTTTCTCCCTGATTTTGGGAGTATATCTTATAGCCCTGGTTTGTGCATCTGTTCATACAGGCTGCATGTTTAAGGTTCATTTCTGCAAATTTGATGTGATCAACCATTATTTCTGTGATCTTCTTTCCCTCTTAAAACTCTCCTGTTCTAATACCCATGTCAATGAATTACTGATTCTAGTCTTTAGTGCCATTAATATCCTTGCCCCCAGCCTGATGATCCTTGCCTCCTACATCCTCATCCTCTCCAGCATCCTCCGCATCCGCTCCACTGAGGGCAGGTCCAAAGCCTTCAGCACCTGCAGCTCCCACATCTCAGCTGTTGCTGTCTTCTATGGATCTGCTGCATTCATGTACCTGCAGCCATCCTCTGTGAGCTCCATGGACCAAGGGAAAGTGTCCTCTGTGTTTTATACCATCATTGTGCCCATGCTGAACCCCCTGATCTATAGCCTGCGGAATAAGGATGTCAAATTTGCCCTGAAGATAATGTTAGAGAAAAGAGTATTCTTGTGA
- the LOC100468628 gene encoding olfactory receptor 149-like, whose protein sequence is MRNLSAVTEFVLLGIPHTEGLETVLFVLFLGLYTFTLMGNLLILLAIVSSPRLHTPMYFFLCQLSVCDIFFPSVSSPKMLFHLSGSSRVISYAGCVSQLFFYHFLGCTECFLYTVMAYDRFVAICDPLRYTVIMSHRACAILAVGTSFFGCIQATFLTALTFQLPYCGPNEVDYFFCDIPVMLKLACADTSALETVGFVSVGLMPLSCFLLILTSYSRIVCSILQIRSAEGRRRAFSTCSAHLTAILLSFMPVVLIYLQPSPNPWLNATVQVLNNLVTPMLNPLIYSLRNKEVKYSLRKVLQRVAFLPEK, encoded by the coding sequence ATGAGGAATCTCTCCGCAGTGACTGAATTTGTCCTGCTGGGCATCCCACACACCGAGGGTCTGGAGACCGTGCTCTTCGTCCTGTTTTTGGGCTTGTACACCTTCACTCTTATGGGGAACCTGCTCATCCTCCTGGCGATTGTCTCCTCCCCTCggctccacacccccatgtacttcttcctgtgTCAACTGTCTGTGTGTGACATATTCTTCCCTTCTGTGAGTTCCCCCAAGATGCTCTTCCACCTCTCGGGGAGCAGCCGGGTCATCTCCTATGCAGGCTGCGTGTCGCAGCTCTTCTTTTACCACTTCCTGGGCTGTACGGAGTGCTTCCTGTACAccgtgatggcctatgaccgcttcgTCGCCATCTGTGACCCTCTGCGCTACACCGTGATCATGAGCCACAGAGCGTGTGCCATCCTGGCCGTGGGGACCTCCTTTTTTGGCTGCATCCAGGCCACCTTTCTGACCGCTCTCACCTTCCAGTTGCCCTACTGTGGCCCCAACGAGGTGGACTATTTCTTCTGTGATATCCCGGTGATGCTGAAGCTGGCCTGTGCTGATACCTCAGCCCTGGAGACGGTGGGGTTCGTCAGTGTGGGCCTCATGCCCCTCAGCTGCTTCCTTCTCATCCTCACCTCCTACAGCCGCATTGTCTGCTCCATCCTGCAGATCCGCTCCGCGGAGGGCCGGCGCCGTGCCTTCTCGACCTGCAGTGCCCACCTCACTGCCATCCTCCTCTCCTTTATGCCAGTGGTCCTCATCTACCTGCAGCCCAGCCCCAATCCCTGGCTCAATGCGACTGTTCAGGTCCTGAATAACCTGGTcacccccatgctgaaccccttgaTCTACAGCCTTaggaataaagaagtaaaatattctCTGAGGAAGGTGCTACAGCGAGTAGCCTTCCTTCCTGAGAAGTGA